In the Deltaproteobacteria bacterium genome, AAGGTGCCCGGCGTACCTCTCATCATCGGAGTAGAAAAACACAAGGGGAAGGTCCGCGCTTCCGAAATAGGCTCTGAACTTTTTCTCAAACTCCTCTTTCAATCCCCTTTCCATGAACACCTCCCGCATCGGTATCTAAAGAGTCGCTCCTCTTTTTTTTGTTTGGCACATCACCCCGTTATCGCCTTCTGCGCGGCAGCCCTCCCCCGCTCCGTCAGGATTATGAAACCATTCTGACGTTCAACCAGTTCCCGCTCCTTCGCGAACCAAACGACGCGCTCGCTGAAACTGCGCCTCCACCGCAGGTGCTCGTGGAGATGCTCCACGCTGTTCTCCTTCTCCTCTTCCGGCAGTCCCTCGTGATGATAGAGGTGAACCACCAGCATCGTCTGGGCAAATTCCAGCCTCTGCCGAACCCGTCGCAGGCTCATTGCAACGAGCCCGCGTCCGGGAGAAAAGAGGAAGGTGAGCCCGAAGATGATGCCGGCCATGGTCGCCATGCACCCGGAGATCGAGGCATCCAGAAAATGGGCCAGCCAGTAACCGGTGATGGCAACGATCACTCCGATCAGCGAGCTGGCGGTGAGCATCGACGAGAGCCGGTCGCAGAAGAGATAGGCCGTCGCCGGCGGGCCGATCATGAGCGCGACGACGAGGATCGAGCCTACCGCGTCGAAGGCCCCTACCGCCGTAACGGAAACGAGCGTCATGAGGCCGTAGTGAATGATCCCGGGGGAAAAACCCAGAACTGCCGCCAGCCCGGCATCGAAGGTGGCGAGCTTGAGCTCCTTGTAAAAAAAGATGATGAAGGAAAGGTTTGCGAGCAGGATCACCGCCATGACCGTGAGGGCTTTCGGGCCGAGATCGTACCCGAACAGCTCGAGCCTGTTGAAGGGAGCAAAAGCGATCTCGCCCAGAAGGACGGCATCCGTGTCCAGGTGGACCTTTCCGGCAAACCGCGATATGAGGATTACGCCGAGGCTGAACAGCAGGGGGAACACGAGGCCGATAGCGGCATCTTCCTTTACGAGCCCGGTCCGGTTGAGAAGCTCCACCATGCTGACGGTCAAAAGGCCCGTCAGGGCCGCAGCGATGATGAGAAAAGGTGACGAGATGTCCCGGGTGACGAAAAAGGCCAGCACGATACCGAGAAGGATTGCGTGGCTTATGGCATCGCTCATCATGGCCATCCGCCGGAGTATGAGAAACACCCCGGGCAGCGAGCAGGTCACCGCCACCAGGGCCGCCACGAGCTGTATCTCGATCTGCACCGCCGTCATCGTTCCTCGTCTCCTGAACTCTCCAGGCGTCTTCCCGCCTCGAAGCCCTCCGGCGTCAGGGCCCACTTGCCCTCGCCGGTTTCACTGACCAGACCCTCCTTAACCAGCTCTTTCAAGCTCCGGTCGACCCCACCGTGACCGATACTCATCGTGCGCAACACCTCGATGGAATGTGCGCGGCGTATGTCACCGTGCTTGACGGCGAGTATGTAGAGATCCTCCAAAACGGCATCCACCCGCAGCTGCCTCCTGTTTGCCTGCTCACGGAGCCAGCTCCACAGAAGTCCACGGTTGGGGGCGAGCAGTATGGATATCAGGACGATGCCGCTTACGCAGATAACCACCGTGGGGCCGGTTGACAACCGGGGAACGCTGCTGCTTACCAGCGCGCCGGAAACCCCCGCAAGGGCCCCGAAAAGGGCTGCCAGCCCAACCATCACGCCGAGACGGTCCGTCCACTGCCTCGCGGCTGCACCGGGGGCAACGACCATGGCGCTCATCAGGACAACCCCCACGCTCTGCAATCCGATTACGATGGCGATAACGAGCAGGGTGGTAAGCAATACATCGACGACTCTCATCGGAAACCCGAGGGCGGAGCCGAAATCGGGATCGAAGCTGAGGAGCTTGAACTCCTTCCAGAAAAACCCCATCAAGAGAAGCGCAGCGGCCCCGAGAGCGCCCATGGTTATGAGGTCGCTTTCAACGAGCGTGGCGGCCTGCCCGAAGAGAAATGTGTCGAGCCCTGCCTGGCTCGCATCGGGGCGTTTCTGTATAAAGGTTATGAGGACGAGGCCGAAGCCGAAAAAAACCGAGAGAACCAGCCCGAGAGCGCTTTCGTCCTCAATGCGGCTGTTTCTCACGATCCCGATGATCACGAGCGTTCCCAGCCAGCCGGCAACTCCGGCGCCGAGGAGCAAAACGACCGACTCCTTGCTCCCCGTCAGGATAAAGGCGAGTGCGATGCCGGGCAGCGCCGCATGGGAGATTCCGTCACCCAGAAGGCTCTGCCTGCGGAGGACGGCGAATGATCCGAGTGCGCCGCTGACGATGCCGAGCGTCGCCGAGCCGAGCGCAACGGTCCGGAGCGTGTAATCGAACAAAAGATTTTTGAGAAGGGCTGCAAATTCCACAGACAAGCTCCCACCAGTTCACTTCCGGCCGCACGGCGTGGCTTACTCGTGGGAATGGTGCCCCAGGTAGGCCACGCGCCCGCCATAGGCAAGCCGAAGGTTCTTTTCCGTGAAGACCTCCTCAACGGGGCCGCTGGCGATGCGGCGCACGTTGAGGAGGGTAACCCAGTCGAAATACTCGCTGACCGTCTGGAGGTCGTGATGGACGACGACCACGGTTTTGCCCCTCCTCCGAAGCTCCTGCAACAGGGTGACGATGGAGCGCTCCGTTACGGCATCGACCCCCTGAAAGGGCTCGTCCATGAGGTATATGAGAGCATCCTGGACCAGCGCCCGTGCGAGAAAAACCCGCTGCTGCTGTCCCCCGGAAAGCTGGCTTATCTGGCGGTGGGACAGGTCGGACAGTCCCACCTCTTCAAGGGCCTCGAAGGCAAGATCCCTGTCTTTTTTCCCGGGCCTCCTGACCCAGCCGAGAACCCCATAGCGGCCCATCATTACCACATCCAGAACTACCGTCGGGAAGTCCCAGTCCACGCTTGCCCGCTGGGGGACGTAGCCAACGAGACGCCTCTGCTTCTCGTAAGGACGGCCGAAGATGGCAACCTGTCCCGCAACGGGCTTGATGAGGCCCATGATGGCCTTGATGAGCGTCGTTTTTCCCGCCCCGTTCGGTCCGACTATTGCCATCAGGACACCCGGGGGCACCTCGAGGTCGATGTCCCACAGAACCGGGTTATCCCTGTAGGCAACGGTTAAATCGTCCAGCCGTATCGCGGGCTCATCGGAAGGGTGCTTCGGAACGTGATCTTTGTGGTTGCCCCCTGTAATCGACATCGGCTTCTCCTCACTTCTGGTTCTTGCCATTTTCGGCTGGATACGCAGTTACTCGGCAAGGGCGGAAACAATGGTGTCTATGTTGTGCCGGACCATCCCGATATATGTGCCCTCTATGGACCCCGGGTTTCCCATCGCATCGGAGAAGAGGT is a window encoding:
- a CDS encoding iron chelate uptake ABC transporter family permease subunit, with the translated sequence MEFAALLKNLLFDYTLRTVALGSATLGIVSGALGSFAVLRRQSLLGDGISHAALPGIALAFILTGSKESVVLLLGAGVAGWLGTLVIIGIVRNSRIEDESALGLVLSVFFGFGLVLITFIQKRPDASQAGLDTFLFGQAATLVESDLITMGALGAAALLLMGFFWKEFKLLSFDPDFGSALGFPMRVVDVLLTTLLVIAIVIGLQSVGVVLMSAMVVAPGAAARQWTDRLGVMVGLAALFGALAGVSGALVSSSVPRLSTGPTVVICVSGIVLISILLAPNRGLLWSWLREQANRRQLRVDAVLEDLYILAVKHGDIRRAHSIEVLRTMSIGHGGVDRSLKELVKEGLVSETGEGKWALTPEGFEAGRRLESSGDEER
- a CDS encoding ATP-binding cassette domain-containing protein; amino-acid sequence: MSITGGNHKDHVPKHPSDEPAIRLDDLTVAYRDNPVLWDIDLEVPPGVLMAIVGPNGAGKTTLIKAIMGLIKPVAGQVAIFGRPYEKQRRLVGYVPQRASVDWDFPTVVLDVVMMGRYGVLGWVRRPGKKDRDLAFEALEEVGLSDLSHRQISQLSGGQQQRVFLARALVQDALIYLMDEPFQGVDAVTERSIVTLLQELRRRGKTVVVVHHDLQTVSEYFDWVTLLNVRRIASGPVEEVFTEKNLRLAYGGRVAYLGHHSHE
- a CDS encoding iron chelate uptake ABC transporter family permease subunit, coding for MTAVQIEIQLVAALVAVTCSLPGVFLILRRMAMMSDAISHAILLGIVLAFFVTRDISSPFLIIAAALTGLLTVSMVELLNRTGLVKEDAAIGLVFPLLFSLGVILISRFAGKVHLDTDAVLLGEIAFAPFNRLELFGYDLGPKALTVMAVILLANLSFIIFFYKELKLATFDAGLAAVLGFSPGIIHYGLMTLVSVTAVGAFDAVGSILVVALMIGPPATAYLFCDRLSSMLTASSLIGVIVAITGYWLAHFLDASISGCMATMAGIIFGLTFLFSPGRGLVAMSLRRVRQRLEFAQTMLVVHLYHHEGLPEEEKENSVEHLHEHLRWRRSFSERVVWFAKERELVERQNGFIILTERGRAAAQKAITG